In the genome of Cupriavidus taiwanensis, one region contains:
- a CDS encoding XapX domain-containing protein: protein MQYVYIGRNELVALVVGLVTGTLYSWLDLPIPAPNVTGGICAILFTYIGYLIVHAWRRTIAFGRPPASH from the coding sequence ATGCAATACGTCTACATAGGCCGCAACGAACTGGTGGCGCTGGTGGTCGGGCTGGTGACCGGCACCCTGTATTCCTGGCTCGACCTGCCGATTCCCGCGCCGAATGTCACCGGCGGGATCTGCGCGATCCTGTTCACCTACATCGGCTACCTGATCGTGCACGCGTGGCGCCGGACCATCGCCTTCGGGCGGCCGCCGGCCAGCCACTGA
- a CDS encoding CBASS cGAMP-activated phospholipase, with amino-acid sequence MALRRAALPRGPDVGLRPCDDSSYGSRGESLDESAPDRFQILALSGGGFRGLYTARLLADFEEEIGAPIATRFDLIAGTSIGGVIALALALELPASRIVDLLTRHGEQIFQRRWSLAGIWRAPFGSRRLLELLCAEHLFGERLLGACAHRVVIPAINYSTGRPQIFKTPHHVNFKRDHKFRIADIAMATSAAPAYFARYTFNHNQFVDGGLYANAPGLLAVHEAQYSLLRSLADVHVMAIGTMSSKFTVNPRRNREGGTYDWGGINPANMPRRLFGLSISVQEALSDFMLSHLLPGRYVLVDDDLTDQRARAVGMDRADQAAREVLLGAASERSKICIGSREFQPFLRHLAPAPTFYYGENENAGTFARRSAGATAQVHRISPAR; translated from the coding sequence ATGGCATTGAGGCGGGCGGCATTGCCACGAGGACCAGACGTGGGTCTCCGGCCGTGCGACGACAGTTCATACGGCAGCAGGGGAGAATCCTTGGACGAGTCGGCTCCGGACCGGTTTCAGATTCTCGCGCTCTCGGGCGGCGGCTTTCGCGGGCTGTACACGGCCAGGCTGCTTGCCGACTTCGAGGAGGAAATCGGAGCGCCGATCGCGACCCGCTTCGACCTGATTGCCGGGACCTCGATCGGCGGCGTCATTGCGCTGGCCCTGGCGCTGGAGCTGCCGGCAAGCCGCATCGTGGACCTGCTGACGCGGCACGGCGAGCAGATTTTCCAGCGGCGCTGGTCGCTTGCCGGCATCTGGCGCGCGCCGTTCGGCTCGCGCCGGCTGCTGGAACTGCTGTGTGCCGAGCATCTGTTCGGCGAGCGCCTGCTCGGCGCCTGCGCGCACCGGGTCGTCATTCCCGCGATCAATTACTCCACCGGGCGGCCGCAGATTTTCAAGACGCCGCACCACGTCAATTTCAAGCGCGACCACAAGTTCCGCATCGCGGATATCGCGATGGCGACCAGTGCCGCGCCGGCCTACTTCGCGCGCTACACCTTCAACCACAACCAGTTCGTCGATGGCGGCCTTTACGCCAATGCGCCGGGCCTGCTGGCCGTGCACGAGGCGCAGTATTCCCTGCTGCGCTCGCTCGCCGATGTACACGTCATGGCGATAGGAACAATGTCGTCGAAGTTCACCGTGAACCCGCGCCGCAATCGCGAGGGCGGCACCTATGACTGGGGCGGCATCAATCCCGCCAACATGCCCCGGCGATTGTTCGGCCTGTCGATATCGGTCCAGGAAGCGCTGAGCGATTTCATGCTGTCGCACCTGCTGCCGGGGCGCTATGTGCTGGTCGACGATGACCTGACCGACCAGCGCGCACGCGCGGTGGGCATGGACAGGGCTGACCAAGCGGCGCGGGAGGTGCTGCTTGGCGCGGCCTCGGAGCGGTCCAAGATCTGCATCGGCAGCCGCGAGTTCCAGCCGTTCCTGAGGCATCTCGCTCCCGCCCCGACCTTCTATTACGGCGAGAACGAGAACGCAGGCACGTTCGCGCGCCGCAGCGCCGGAGCCACGGCCCAGGTGCACAGGATCTCGCCGGCGCGATAG
- a CDS encoding DNA-binding response regulator — translation MSWTNRGAPAPAQVLECGGEAHAVVIDDMPMYRHGIARLLGEMPGIGRVEPVETEALAARNPRLPAPALLVFGMPPELAEGWNQLRLASLVLRPRRLLLISDNMWLRLPPGLDARFARALCRSASLATIERDVRALLDLPLAAPARPGPDAMPTGVRRPFHAFA, via the coding sequence ATGAGCTGGACTAACCGTGGAGCGCCGGCCCCGGCGCAGGTGCTGGAATGCGGCGGCGAGGCGCATGCCGTGGTCATCGACGACATGCCGATGTACCGGCACGGCATCGCGCGCCTGCTCGGCGAGATGCCGGGCATTGGCCGGGTGGAACCGGTGGAGACCGAGGCCCTGGCGGCGCGCAACCCGCGCTTGCCGGCGCCGGCGCTGCTGGTGTTCGGCATGCCGCCGGAGCTGGCCGAAGGCTGGAACCAGCTGCGGCTGGCCAGCCTGGTGCTGCGTCCGCGGCGCCTGCTGCTGATCTCGGACAATATGTGGCTGCGCCTGCCGCCCGGCCTGGACGCGCGCTTTGCCCGCGCCCTGTGCCGCTCGGCATCGCTGGCAACGATCGAACGTGACGTGCGCGCGCTGCTGGACCTGCCGCTCGCCGCGCCGGCCCGGCCCGGGCCGGACGCCATGCCGACCGGAGTCCGGCGTCCCTTCCACGCGTTCGCGTAA
- a CDS encoding acetamidase/formamidase family protein: MHLQRFSTEAYPRNRRGAAWRDELRAARLQCESLCADHTLHGTIQSRTTPAGIGLTCIASVPQTLAITAGDGRGLMLLMLTEGEAHLASPDLRQPLRPGQVVCVPEHAARKVALTTAFRLLTVHIGPALLHARITAPLPRSALVLDGDAAELFARLLQSMAASIDTLVSADDRAVQPFDSTIVACLGAALSDNQPSAPADMTPSRAAVFARVCSRIDARLAEPELSLSAIAADEHMSARYLQKLFEKSGSSFSAYLRTSRLERCRADLGNAQYDKLSVSDICYRWGFNDPSHFSHAFREQFGISPRAYREQAAGTPAQRPPLNVSRGLPADARRGPAPQRAPANDGARARALPAPSVVPITQARSHAARPEGRHHWLQATDKTVHWGYLSHQLPPVLEVMSGDTVTIETLTQHASDDRERMIDGDPGAESVFHWTAEQKNVDRRGAGPIDASVYGRGAGEGFGVHICTGPVAVRGAMPGDVLEVRILDVRPRPCANPRFAGRAFGSNAATWWGFHYRDMLTEPREREVVTVFEIDCERADGCARAVYSFRWTPQRDPFGVLHPTIDYPGVPVDHDTIVKNHDVLRDIEIPIRPHFGVIAVAPAQDGLIDSIPPSSFAGNLDNWRVTRGASVYLKVAVPGALLSIGDPHASQGDSELCGTAIECSLTGEFQLILHKSTMIERGAPFADLSYPLVETADEWILHGFSSPNHLTELGQMAQSHIYLKSTLDDAMRDAFRKTRRFLMTVKGLSEDEAVTLISVAVDFGITQVVNGNWGVHAIIRKALFTRS; encoded by the coding sequence TTGCATCTGCAGCGTTTTTCCACCGAAGCCTATCCGCGCAACCGGCGCGGCGCCGCATGGCGCGACGAACTCAGGGCCGCGCGCCTGCAGTGCGAAAGCCTGTGCGCGGACCACACCCTGCACGGCACGATCCAGTCGCGCACCACGCCCGCCGGCATCGGGCTGACCTGCATCGCGTCGGTGCCGCAGACGCTGGCCATCACCGCCGGCGACGGCCGCGGCCTGATGCTGCTGATGCTGACCGAAGGTGAAGCCCACCTCGCCAGCCCGGACCTGCGCCAGCCGCTGCGTCCCGGCCAGGTGGTCTGCGTGCCCGAGCACGCGGCGCGCAAGGTGGCGCTCACCACCGCTTTCCGGCTGCTGACCGTGCATATCGGCCCGGCCCTGCTGCATGCGCGCATCACCGCGCCGTTGCCGCGCTCGGCGCTGGTGCTGGACGGCGACGCGGCGGAACTGTTCGCGCGCCTGCTGCAGTCCATGGCGGCCAGCATCGACACCCTGGTGTCCGCCGACGACCGCGCGGTGCAGCCCTTCGACAGCACCATCGTCGCCTGCCTGGGCGCGGCCCTGTCTGACAACCAGCCGAGCGCGCCAGCGGACATGACGCCGTCGCGCGCGGCGGTGTTCGCGCGGGTCTGCAGCCGCATCGACGCGCGCCTGGCCGAGCCCGAGCTCAGCCTCAGCGCCATCGCCGCGGACGAACACATGTCGGCGCGCTACCTGCAGAAGCTGTTCGAGAAGTCCGGCAGCAGCTTTTCCGCCTACCTGCGCACCAGCCGGCTGGAGCGATGCCGCGCCGACCTGGGCAATGCGCAGTACGACAAGCTCTCGGTCTCCGACATCTGCTATCGCTGGGGCTTCAACGATCCTTCGCACTTCAGCCACGCGTTTCGCGAGCAGTTCGGGATCTCGCCGCGCGCCTACCGCGAGCAGGCCGCGGGCACCCCTGCGCAACGCCCGCCGCTGAATGTGTCGCGCGGGCTGCCGGCCGATGCCAGGCGCGGCCCCGCGCCACAGCGCGCCCCGGCCAACGACGGTGCGCGCGCACGTGCGCTGCCCGCGCCGTCCGTGGTCCCCATCACCCAGGCCCGCTCGCACGCGGCGCGTCCGGAAGGCCGCCACCACTGGCTGCAGGCCACCGACAAGACCGTGCACTGGGGCTACCTGAGCCACCAACTGCCGCCCGTGCTGGAAGTGATGTCGGGCGACACCGTCACCATCGAAACGCTGACCCAGCACGCGTCGGACGACCGCGAGCGCATGATCGACGGCGACCCCGGCGCCGAAAGCGTGTTCCACTGGACCGCCGAGCAGAAGAACGTCGACCGCCGGGGCGCCGGCCCGATCGACGCCTCGGTCTACGGGCGCGGTGCCGGCGAGGGCTTCGGCGTGCATATCTGCACCGGCCCGGTCGCGGTGCGCGGCGCCATGCCCGGCGACGTGCTGGAGGTGCGCATCCTCGACGTGCGCCCGCGCCCGTGCGCCAACCCGCGCTTTGCCGGCCGCGCCTTCGGCAGCAATGCCGCGACGTGGTGGGGCTTCCACTACCGCGACATGCTGACCGAGCCGCGCGAGCGCGAAGTGGTGACGGTGTTCGAGATCGACTGCGAACGCGCCGACGGCTGCGCCCGCGCCGTCTACAGCTTCCGCTGGACGCCGCAGCGCGATCCGTTCGGCGTGCTGCATCCCACCATCGACTATCCCGGCGTCCCGGTCGACCACGACACCATCGTCAAGAACCACGACGTGCTGCGCGATATCGAGATCCCGATCCGGCCGCACTTCGGCGTGATCGCTGTCGCGCCCGCGCAGGACGGCCTGATCGACTCGATCCCGCCCTCCAGCTTCGCCGGCAACCTCGACAACTGGCGCGTCACGCGCGGCGCCAGCGTGTACCTGAAGGTGGCGGTGCCGGGCGCGCTGCTGTCGATCGGCGACCCGCATGCCTCGCAGGGCGATTCCGAGCTGTGCGGCACCGCCATCGAATGCTCGCTGACCGGTGAGTTCCAGCTGATCCTGCACAAGAGCACCATGATCGAACGCGGCGCGCCGTTCGCGGACCTGAGCTATCCGCTGGTGGAGACCGCCGACGAATGGATCCTGCACGGCTTCAGCTCGCCCAACCACCTGACCGAGCTGGGCCAGATGGCGCAAAGCCACATCTACCTGAAGTCCACGCTCGACGACGCCATGCGCGATGCGTTCCGCAAGACGCGCCGCTTCCTGATGACGGTCAAGGGGCTGAGCGAGGACGAGGCGGTGACGCTGATCTCGGTGGCGGTGGATTTCGGCATCACGCAGGTAGTGAACGGCAACTGGGGCGTGCACGCCATCATCAGGAAGGCCTTGTTTACGCGATCGTAA
- a CDS encoding acetoacetate--CoA ligase — protein sequence MDRFYLLDASFCPSVNQGRTPIYASSPERAVASQMTAFTAALQACTGQSFHRYGALHDFSVREYRTFWRCFLQWSEGLAWSGSPEPVCVGDDCEHARFFPNLLLNYADNLLGLEVAGPDAPALTACHADGRRERLTRGELRERVARAAHALSQLGLREGDRVVAVMRNDAEAIVAALAVTALGATLSTAAAEMSVETLLDRFAPLAPRLLLAHTAQRAFDTGIPLADNVAGLAAALPSLQGIIQLDDGALPATVSQPVHALADLIGRGDAEQFSFQRFAFNHPLFIMFSSGTTGKPKCIVHGAGGSLLEHLKEHRLHSDLRPGDRMYFHTTCAWMMWNWQLSALASGVEIVTYDGPIATVDALWRLVAEERVTVFGTSPAYLKMCEDAGLVPGQQFDLGALRAMMSTGSVLFDAQFEWVRDHVKALPLQSISGGTDILGCFVLGNPNLPVYAGEAQCKSLALDVQAWEHGAPTSGIGELVCANPFPSRPLGFYGDIDGQGFHKAYFSANAGVWTHGDRIEFPPEGTARLHGRSDGVLNVRGVNVGPGEIYRVLRDIPQIREAMVVEQRAQTAPPDRTHAQRYEQRMVLLLVLQHGVALTGALAAHVRRELARRASPTHVPDRILAVPELPATHNGKLSEAAARNAVNGLPAGNAAALRNPDCLDAIRNHPVLNLAARELPAPGTSREQLERHLQALWERLFDFAPIGRDDNFFDLGGHSLLAARLLADVHQSTGRTIPLATLLFAPTIAGLAAAIDEAASPRTSPNLVPVRGGTGSPLFLVHGASGSVMECWGMINALRTSRPVYGLQARGLDGEQPTQRRVEDMAASYIEQIRSLQPRGPYALAGYSFGGLVVYEMAQQLTRAGEQVELLCLLDTYVCEHFLPWRNWMRYCWNYPGWQLRKLRAVPAAQRVRYLKYALRRAAEGVGMRRGGITCKPDAFTESLPPALRQVRETMVRAMTTYRPRPYHAGPVLYLRAAVRQQQRGDPLSLWRRVALGGLTIAEVPCSHFDLVLEPNLQAVAAILDEGLAGA from the coding sequence ATGGATCGATTTTATTTGTTGGACGCCTCGTTCTGCCCGAGCGTCAACCAGGGTCGCACTCCCATTTACGCCAGCTCGCCCGAGCGCGCCGTGGCGTCGCAGATGACCGCGTTTACCGCGGCGCTGCAGGCGTGTACTGGCCAGTCGTTTCACCGCTACGGCGCGCTGCACGATTTCTCGGTACGGGAATACCGGACTTTCTGGCGCTGCTTCCTGCAGTGGTCAGAGGGGCTGGCGTGGTCGGGCAGCCCAGAACCGGTCTGCGTCGGCGACGATTGCGAACATGCCCGCTTCTTCCCGAACCTGTTGCTGAACTACGCGGACAACCTGCTAGGGCTGGAAGTCGCTGGGCCCGACGCCCCGGCGCTGACCGCCTGCCACGCCGATGGCCGGCGTGAGCGCCTGACCCGGGGCGAACTGCGCGAGCGTGTCGCGCGCGCGGCACATGCCTTGTCGCAACTGGGGCTGCGCGAAGGGGATCGCGTGGTGGCCGTGATGCGCAACGACGCCGAGGCCATCGTCGCCGCGCTCGCCGTGACCGCGCTCGGCGCCACGCTGTCCACCGCCGCCGCCGAGATGAGCGTCGAGACCCTGCTCGACCGCTTCGCCCCGCTGGCACCGCGGTTGCTGCTCGCGCACACCGCGCAGCGCGCCTTCGACACCGGCATCCCGCTGGCGGACAACGTCGCCGGCCTGGCTGCCGCGCTGCCTTCGCTGCAGGGCATCATCCAGCTCGACGACGGCGCCTTGCCGGCCACCGTCAGCCAGCCGGTCCATGCGCTGGCGGACCTGATCGGCCGTGGCGATGCAGAGCAGTTCTCCTTCCAGCGCTTTGCGTTCAACCATCCGCTTTTCATCATGTTCTCGTCGGGCACCACCGGCAAGCCCAAGTGCATCGTGCACGGCGCCGGCGGCAGCCTGCTGGAGCACCTGAAGGAGCACCGGCTGCACTCCGACCTGCGGCCGGGCGACCGCATGTACTTCCACACCACCTGCGCGTGGATGATGTGGAACTGGCAGCTGTCGGCGCTGGCGTCCGGGGTCGAGATCGTCACCTATGACGGCCCGATCGCCACGGTCGACGCGTTGTGGCGGCTGGTTGCGGAAGAGCGCGTCACGGTGTTCGGCACCAGTCCCGCCTACCTGAAGATGTGCGAGGACGCCGGCCTGGTGCCCGGCCAGCAGTTCGACCTGGGCGCACTGCGCGCGATGATGTCGACCGGATCGGTGCTGTTCGATGCGCAGTTCGAATGGGTGCGCGATCACGTCAAGGCGTTGCCGTTGCAGTCGATCTCCGGCGGCACCGACATCCTCGGCTGCTTCGTGCTGGGCAATCCGAACCTGCCGGTCTATGCGGGCGAAGCGCAGTGCAAGAGCCTGGCGCTCGATGTGCAGGCGTGGGAACACGGCGCGCCCACCAGCGGCATCGGCGAGCTGGTGTGCGCCAACCCGTTCCCGTCGCGGCCGCTGGGCTTCTATGGCGACATCGACGGCCAGGGCTTCCACAAGGCGTATTTTTCGGCCAACGCGGGCGTGTGGACCCACGGCGACCGGATCGAGTTTCCGCCCGAAGGCACGGCGCGGCTGCATGGCCGTTCCGACGGCGTGCTCAATGTGCGCGGCGTCAACGTCGGGCCGGGCGAGATCTATCGGGTGCTGCGCGATATCCCGCAGATCCGCGAGGCGATGGTGGTCGAGCAGCGCGCGCAAACGGCACCGCCCGACCGCACCCACGCGCAGCGGTACGAGCAACGCATGGTGCTGCTGCTGGTCTTGCAGCACGGCGTCGCGCTGACCGGCGCGCTCGCCGCGCACGTGCGCCGCGAACTGGCGCGCCGCGCCTCGCCCACCCATGTGCCCGACCGCATCCTGGCCGTGCCCGAGCTGCCGGCCACGCATAACGGCAAACTGTCCGAAGCGGCGGCGCGCAATGCGGTCAACGGCCTGCCGGCGGGCAACGCCGCGGCGTTGCGCAATCCGGACTGCCTCGACGCCATCCGCAATCATCCGGTCCTGAACCTGGCGGCGCGCGAACTGCCCGCGCCCGGCACATCGCGCGAGCAGCTCGAACGTCATCTGCAGGCCCTGTGGGAGCGCTTGTTCGATTTCGCCCCGATCGGCCGCGACGACAATTTCTTCGACCTCGGCGGACATTCGCTGCTGGCCGCGCGGCTGCTGGCGGACGTGCACCAGTCGACCGGCCGCACGATCCCTCTGGCGACACTGCTGTTCGCGCCCACCATTGCAGGCCTGGCCGCGGCCATCGACGAAGCCGCGTCCCCGCGGACTTCGCCCAACCTGGTGCCCGTGCGCGGCGGCACCGGCTCGCCGCTGTTCCTGGTGCATGGCGCGAGCGGCTCGGTGATGGAGTGCTGGGGCATGATCAACGCGCTGCGCACCTCGCGCCCGGTCTATGGGCTGCAGGCACGCGGGCTTGACGGCGAACAGCCGACGCAGCGGCGTGTCGAGGACATGGCGGCCAGCTATATCGAACAGATCCGCAGCCTGCAGCCGCGCGGTCCCTACGCGCTGGCCGGCTACTCGTTCGGCGGGCTGGTGGTGTACGAGATGGCGCAACAGCTGACCCGCGCCGGCGAGCAGGTCGAGCTGCTGTGCCTGCTCGACACCTATGTCTGCGAGCACTTCCTGCCGTGGCGCAATTGGATGCGCTACTGCTGGAACTATCCCGGCTGGCAGCTGCGCAAGCTGCGCGCGGTGCCGGCGGCACAGCGCGTGCGCTACCTGAAATACGCGCTGCGCCGGGCCGCGGAAGGTGTCGGCATGCGCCGCGGCGGCATCACCTGCAAGCCCGACGCGTTTACCGAATCGCTGCCGCCGGCGCTGCGGCAGGTGCGCGAGACCATGGTGCGCGCCATGACGACCTATCGGCCGCGGCCGTACCATGCCGGCCCGGTGCTCTACCTGCGCGCCGCGGTCAGGCAGCAGCAGCGCGGCGATCCGCTGTCGCTGTGGCGGCGCGTTGCGCTGGGCGGGCTGACCATTGCCGAGGTGCCCTGCAGCCATTTCGACCTGGTGCTCGAACCCAACCTGCAGGCGGTGGCGGCGATCCTGGACGAAGGGCTGGCGGGCGCGTGA
- a CDS encoding DUF1427 family protein — MVEIALGSTELQAAAVGLVTGLLYTAVRAPIPAPNVLGGIFAIFGTFAGFVLVAAMRGQLLIG; from the coding sequence ATGGTGGAAATCGCATTGGGCAGTACCGAACTGCAGGCCGCGGCCGTTGGCCTGGTGACCGGTCTTCTTTACACTGCGGTACGGGCGCCGATACCGGCCCCGAACGTGCTGGGCGGCATCTTCGCCATCTTCGGCACCTTCGCCGGCTTTGTCCTGGTAGCCGCGATGCGGGGGCAGCTGCTGATCGGCTAA
- a CDS encoding acetamidase/formamidase family protein: MLHDLPARPETIHWGYFDATQAPALTVKSGDLIRAEAVTHHAGDAPDLMMDDAIREIYRKIPHDDRHPGVHIMTGPIYVEDARPGDVLEVRYLQMIPRFRFGANVAASWGQLYKEFEKERVTIYELDQASNTAHALYAYDYPGKLTIPGKVVDERECCRQPALAGVRVPVRPHLGTAGVAPDARGRVTTVEPGLHGGNIDNWRIGAGATMYYPVQVDGALFSIGDPHISQGDGEVSGTAIEASLNVLFQIVLRKDFHFPSPLLETPDCWVVHGFHEDLDEAGRNAARDMIHLLTEQQGLSRDDAYSLMSVSADFGVTQVVDGTQGIHCTMPRTIFPPKGKG; encoded by the coding sequence ATGCTGCACGACCTGCCCGCCCGCCCGGAGACCATCCACTGGGGCTACTTCGATGCCACCCAGGCGCCCGCGCTGACCGTGAAGAGCGGCGACCTGATCCGCGCCGAAGCGGTGACCCACCATGCCGGCGACGCCCCCGACCTGATGATGGACGACGCCATCCGCGAGATCTACCGCAAGATCCCGCACGACGACCGCCACCCGGGCGTGCACATCATGACCGGGCCGATCTATGTCGAAGACGCCAGGCCGGGCGACGTGCTGGAGGTGCGCTACCTGCAGATGATTCCGCGCTTCCGCTTCGGCGCCAATGTCGCCGCCAGCTGGGGCCAGCTGTACAAGGAGTTCGAGAAGGAACGGGTCACCATCTACGAGCTGGACCAGGCCTCCAACACCGCGCATGCGCTCTACGCCTATGACTATCCCGGCAAGCTGACCATCCCCGGCAAGGTGGTCGACGAGCGCGAATGCTGCCGCCAGCCGGCGCTGGCCGGCGTGCGTGTCCCGGTGCGGCCGCACCTTGGCACCGCCGGCGTCGCACCCGACGCGCGCGGCCGCGTCACCACGGTCGAGCCGGGGCTGCATGGCGGCAATATCGACAACTGGCGCATCGGCGCGGGCGCCACCATGTACTACCCGGTGCAGGTCGACGGCGCGCTGTTCTCGATCGGCGACCCGCATATCTCGCAGGGCGACGGCGAAGTCAGCGGCACCGCGATCGAGGCCTCGCTGAACGTGCTGTTCCAGATCGTGCTGCGCAAGGACTTCCATTTCCCCTCGCCGCTGCTGGAAACACCGGACTGCTGGGTGGTGCATGGCTTCCATGAAGACCTCGACGAAGCCGGCCGCAACGCGGCGCGCGACATGATTCACCTGCTGACCGAGCAACAGGGGCTGTCGCGCGACGATGCCTACTCGCTGATGAGCGTGTCGGCGGACTTCGGCGTGACCCAGGTGGTCGATGGCACCCAGGGCATCCACTGCACCATGCCGCGCACCATCTTCCCGCCCAAGGGCAAGGGCTGA
- a CDS encoding 4'-phosphopantetheinyl transferase family protein, with amino-acid sequence MQHDGVAARGAVDTAPFVLPQPERLALPDGAVQVWRLDDAQVNPACARLAHTLAPDERARALAYRHARHCNGYVARRGLLRWLVGGYLHCQPEALRLTVSPFGQPVLQWPQAGLAFSMSHTDGLALLAFARDCRLGVDVERRAGGVNVAAVPGFGRGIFSAQEAQVLARAPPAAADALLGIWTRKEALLKALGTGLSADPTAYTTEDDWRRGAGHWRASRDGIAMSGWTCLDLDAGAGFRAALAVSLPEASVTWFRC; translated from the coding sequence ATGCAGCATGACGGCGTTGCCGCACGGGGCGCGGTGGATACCGCGCCGTTCGTGCTGCCGCAACCGGAGCGCCTGGCGTTGCCGGACGGCGCGGTACAGGTATGGCGGCTGGATGACGCGCAGGTCAACCCGGCATGCGCGCGCCTGGCCCATACGCTTGCGCCGGACGAGCGCGCGCGCGCCCTGGCCTACCGGCACGCCAGGCACTGCAATGGCTATGTCGCCCGGCGCGGGCTGCTGCGCTGGCTGGTCGGCGGCTACCTGCACTGCCAGCCCGAAGCGCTGCGCCTGACCGTGTCGCCATTCGGCCAGCCGGTGTTGCAATGGCCGCAGGCCGGGCTGGCCTTCAGCATGTCCCACACCGACGGCCTGGCGCTGCTGGCCTTCGCGCGGGATTGCCGCCTTGGCGTGGACGTGGAGCGGCGTGCCGGCGGCGTGAACGTAGCGGCCGTCCCGGGATTTGGACGCGGCATATTTTCCGCGCAGGAAGCGCAGGTCCTGGCGCGTGCCCCGCCCGCTGCGGCCGACGCGCTGCTGGGCATCTGGACGCGCAAGGAAGCGCTGCTGAAAGCGCTCGGCACCGGCCTCTCGGCCGATCCCACCGCGTACACCACGGAAGACGACTGGCGGCGCGGCGCGGGCCATTGGCGGGCTTCGCGAGATGGCATAGCCATGTCCGGCTGGACCTGCCTGGACCTGGATGCCGGTGCCGGGTTCAGGGCGGCGCTGGCCGTATCGCTGCCGGAAGCAAGCGTCACGTGGTTCCGTTGCTGA
- a CDS encoding MFS transporter, with product MDRRLLILALGMFALGTDNFVIAGILPSVAASLHTSVSTAGLMVTFYALTYAVAAPVMAAVAGGLPRKLLLVAALGIFVVGNAVSALATDMQWVLLSRALAGFGAALFAPTALGVASVLADPRKRGRALAAVTAGLTGATALGSPIGTLIGGFGGWRTTLWFVTALGVAAMIGVWALLPSIAPPAPVRLRERLAPLRDMRVALTLMTSLFAFGGFLMVYTYAGVVLQPVTRGDGRMLAGMLLLWGIAATVGNLLAGRLVDRFESRHIVSAMLWVAIVNFCALPWTSAHPLSAVIALVVWGLCGWGLIVPQQHRLVELSPQVAPLLLALNNTATYLGLACSGVLGGLVLRTTDAQYLGVVAALLIALAFVFTVAAHRRTQRPAAAHASMPALAADGRGGSGA from the coding sequence ATGGACCGTCGACTACTGATACTGGCCCTGGGCATGTTCGCATTGGGCACCGACAACTTCGTCATCGCCGGCATTCTTCCAAGCGTGGCGGCGTCCCTGCATACCTCGGTCAGCACCGCCGGCCTGATGGTGACGTTTTACGCGTTGACCTACGCGGTGGCCGCGCCCGTGATGGCGGCAGTGGCTGGCGGCTTGCCGCGCAAGCTGCTGCTGGTGGCGGCGCTCGGCATCTTTGTGGTCGGCAACGCCGTCAGCGCGCTCGCCACGGACATGCAATGGGTGCTGCTGAGCCGCGCCCTGGCCGGATTCGGCGCAGCGCTGTTCGCGCCGACCGCGTTGGGCGTGGCTTCGGTACTTGCCGATCCGCGCAAGCGCGGGCGCGCGCTGGCCGCCGTGACGGCCGGCCTGACCGGAGCCACCGCGTTGGGTTCGCCGATCGGCACGCTGATCGGTGGCTTCGGAGGCTGGAGGACGACACTGTGGTTCGTCACTGCGCTGGGCGTCGCGGCGATGATCGGTGTCTGGGCGCTGCTGCCATCCATCGCGCCGCCTGCACCGGTCCGGCTGCGTGAGCGGCTGGCCCCGTTGCGCGACATGCGCGTCGCGCTGACCTTGATGACCTCGCTGTTCGCGTTCGGCGGCTTCCTGATGGTCTATACGTATGCTGGCGTGGTCCTGCAACCGGTGACGCGTGGCGATGGCCGCATGCTCGCGGGCATGTTGCTGCTGTGGGGCATCGCCGCCACGGTGGGCAATCTGCTGGCCGGCCGCCTGGTGGACCGGTTCGAGAGTCGCCATATCGTCAGCGCGATGCTGTGGGTGGCCATTGTTAATTTCTGCGCGCTGCCATGGACCTCCGCGCATCCGCTCAGTGCGGTTATCGCGCTGGTGGTCTGGGGGCTGTGCGGATGGGGGCTCATCGTGCCGCAACAGCATCGGCTGGTGGAACTGTCGCCGCAGGTGGCGCCGCTGCTGCTCGCGCTGAACAATACCGCCACGTACCTTGGCCTTGCGTGCTCGGGGGTGCTTGGCGGGCTCGTGCTCCGGACTACCGACGCGCAGTACCTTGGCGTGGTCGCGGCCTTGCTCATTGCACTGGCATTCGTCTTTACCGTGGCCGCGCATCGCCGTACGCAACGACCCGCTGCTGCCCACGCGTCAATGCCTGCGCTGGCAGCGGACGGTCGCGGGGGCTCTGGCGCATGA